The following coding sequences are from one Sphingobium sp. Cam5-1 window:
- a CDS encoding GumC family protein produces the protein MAGRTIRIDNDHAPFGPEGRSARIVTAARAAWTAIWRHRIILLVTMALCVLAGIIFILVSTPDYRATASVEVEDVPAGAAGAGAIQRPAAPADNEALMQTELEVLRSRALAEDVARELALVGSRTFFDGMDERRPERGSGSLSQRQVETEAVIRLLRENLEVELPGKSRVIRISFRSADPILSARVANSYADSLIRADLKRGFESGVQARRFLLGELDSARRDLERAERDLAAYAAQTGAPSATDVDGGDGPTHSNGTTATRLAQLNAFRAQATADRIAAQKRWESARLSSVETLPEVLNNGAMQQLMTQRAQARAAVVEERQFRKDAHPEMREARARLAALDDQATVMANSIRASLHEQFEVAVHGEKQIEAEIAGVERQAQAERGRGVQMSILERSVDTYRLLHDSLLQRYRDMASQAGFQAGRIQSLDRAAVPSRPSSPNIGITMLMASLGGLLLGLLMVAGRHVFDDAVTSADTLAERANMPLLGTVPVTDKPAAETYVPIASSLLLASSAGLPASILITSAQEGEGKSSTVHALALALAKLDRRVLVIDADMRRPRQHGLFHVTPERGLSEVMTGQAKAEDVIVGSDVPGVSLLPSGAIPPNPAELLSTSALDVLLAAVQGRYDTVLIDAPPILGVPDTSLLASKAEATVLIVEWGRNHHGGLRVAVDRMRRAGGAIIGAVLTKQQGRAFEYEYHRNG, from the coding sequence ATGGCAGGCCGTACGATCCGCATCGATAACGACCATGCGCCGTTTGGACCGGAGGGACGCAGCGCTCGCATTGTGACGGCCGCCCGCGCTGCCTGGACGGCGATATGGCGTCATCGTATTATCCTGTTGGTCACCATGGCGCTTTGCGTTTTGGCAGGCATCATCTTCATACTTGTTTCGACGCCTGATTACCGCGCTACAGCTTCGGTCGAGGTAGAGGACGTACCCGCAGGCGCGGCGGGAGCGGGAGCAATCCAGCGCCCGGCCGCGCCAGCAGACAATGAAGCGCTGATGCAGACCGAATTGGAGGTGCTCCGCAGCCGCGCCTTGGCTGAAGATGTGGCCCGTGAGTTGGCGCTGGTCGGAAGCCGAACCTTTTTTGATGGGATGGATGAACGCCGCCCCGAGCGCGGGTCAGGATCGCTCAGCCAGAGGCAGGTCGAAACCGAAGCCGTTATCCGCCTTCTGCGCGAAAACCTGGAAGTGGAGTTGCCTGGCAAGAGCCGTGTCATCCGCATCAGTTTCAGGAGTGCTGATCCTATATTATCGGCGCGGGTAGCGAACAGCTATGCCGACAGTCTGATCAGAGCCGACCTGAAGCGCGGATTTGAATCTGGCGTACAGGCCCGACGCTTCCTGTTGGGGGAGCTTGACAGTGCGCGACGGGATCTGGAGCGCGCCGAACGGGACCTTGCCGCCTATGCGGCTCAGACCGGGGCGCCTTCAGCGACGGATGTGGATGGAGGCGACGGGCCTACCCACTCGAACGGCACGACCGCGACGCGGCTTGCGCAGTTGAATGCCTTTCGCGCGCAGGCGACCGCAGATCGGATCGCAGCCCAGAAGCGTTGGGAAAGTGCCCGCCTTTCCAGTGTCGAGACGCTGCCCGAAGTGCTGAACAACGGCGCGATGCAGCAGTTGATGACGCAACGGGCGCAAGCGCGGGCAGCAGTGGTGGAAGAGCGGCAGTTCCGAAAGGATGCCCATCCCGAAATGCGGGAGGCTCGGGCGCGGCTGGCTGCTCTGGACGATCAGGCGACTGTGATGGCGAACAGCATCCGCGCCTCCTTGCACGAGCAGTTTGAAGTTGCCGTACATGGTGAGAAGCAGATCGAGGCTGAGATCGCAGGCGTGGAGCGCCAAGCGCAGGCAGAGCGTGGACGGGGCGTGCAGATGAGCATCCTCGAGCGCTCGGTCGATACATACCGGCTGCTGCATGACAGCCTGCTTCAGCGTTACCGTGACATGGCATCGCAGGCTGGTTTTCAGGCTGGACGCATACAGTCGTTGGACCGTGCCGCCGTCCCTTCGCGGCCGTCATCTCCGAATATCGGCATCACGATGCTGATGGCTTCGCTTGGCGGTCTGTTGCTGGGTTTGCTGATGGTCGCGGGACGCCATGTGTTCGACGATGCCGTGACCTCCGCCGATACGCTGGCGGAGCGTGCCAATATGCCGCTGCTGGGGACCGTTCCGGTTACCGACAAGCCGGCTGCGGAAACCTATGTGCCGATTGCATCCTCGCTGTTGCTCGCATCCTCGGCGGGATTGCCTGCTTCCATTCTGATCACCAGCGCGCAGGAAGGTGAAGGCAAATCTTCTACCGTCCACGCACTGGCTCTTGCCCTCGCCAAACTCGATCGCCGGGTGCTGGTGATCGACGCTGACATGCGTCGGCCGCGACAGCATGGACTATTCCATGTCACGCCCGAACGCGGCCTGAGCGAAGTCATGACGGGACAGGCCAAGGCGGAGGATGTGATCGTCGGTAGCGATGTCCCCGGTGTATCGCTTCTGCCTAGCGGCGCGATTCCTCCTAATCCCGCTGAACTTCTGTCCACTTCCGCTTTGGACGTGCTGCTCGCGGCTGTTCAGGGACGTTATGACACGGTGCTGATCGATGCGCCCCCGATCCTGGGAGTCCCGGATACTTCGCTACTTGCGTCGAAGGCGGAGGCGACAGTGTTGATCGTGGAGTGGGGGCGCAACCATCATGGCGGCCTGAGAGTGGCCGTAGACCGCATGCGCCGTGCAGGCGGCGCCATCATTGGCGCGGTACTGACCAAGCAACAGGGCCGCGCGTTTGAATATGAGTATCATAGAAACGGGTAG
- the wecC gene encoding UDP-N-acetyl-D-mannosamine dehydrogenase yields MPIDKQQKVSVIGLGYIGLPTAALIARGGARVVGVDVSAHVVETVNSGRVHIEEVDLDGLVQGVVARGNLRASLTVKPSDVFIIAVPTPVAEDRAPDISYVLNAARTVAEVLKAGDTVILESTSPVGTTEAMRDLFAKIRPDLKMPGPGTAGDVAIAYCPERVLPGRILVELIDNDRCIGGITPRCARKALAFYRQFVRGACITTSARAAEMVKLVENSFRDVNIAFANELSVIAEGMDIDVWEVIRLANRHPRVNILQPGPGVGGHCIAVDPWFIVHGDPENSRLIRAAREVNDAKTDHVVAKVSDLIDELPGEDVACLGLAFKANIDDFRESPAVKVASRLARRYGRRIKLVEPYAQALPMEFAGTGAELIDLDTALEQCGVFVILVDHDMFKSVPVDERFGKAVYDTRGVWPDQPRRLPHDQPGRMAG; encoded by the coding sequence ATGCCTATCGACAAGCAGCAGAAGGTTTCCGTCATCGGGCTGGGCTATATCGGGTTGCCGACTGCCGCCCTTATCGCCCGTGGGGGAGCGCGTGTGGTCGGCGTCGATGTCAGCGCTCATGTGGTTGAAACCGTCAATTCGGGCCGAGTGCACATCGAGGAAGTCGATCTTGACGGTCTGGTGCAGGGCGTGGTCGCACGGGGGAATTTGCGGGCCAGCCTGACAGTCAAACCTAGCGACGTATTCATCATCGCCGTGCCCACTCCGGTGGCAGAAGATCGCGCGCCGGACATTTCCTATGTGCTGAATGCGGCTCGGACGGTCGCTGAAGTGCTAAAAGCGGGCGACACGGTAATATTGGAGTCCACATCGCCCGTCGGCACTACCGAGGCGATGCGGGACCTGTTCGCGAAGATTCGTCCTGACCTCAAAATGCCGGGACCGGGCACGGCTGGGGACGTCGCAATCGCCTATTGCCCGGAGCGCGTTCTGCCGGGCCGCATTCTTGTCGAATTGATCGACAATGACCGTTGCATCGGCGGCATAACACCGCGATGCGCGCGCAAGGCATTGGCCTTTTATCGTCAGTTCGTGCGCGGAGCCTGCATCACGACAAGCGCGCGTGCCGCCGAGATGGTGAAGCTCGTCGAAAACAGCTTCCGCGACGTCAATATCGCTTTCGCTAACGAACTGTCCGTAATTGCGGAAGGCATGGACATCGACGTGTGGGAAGTGATCCGCCTCGCCAACCGTCATCCGCGTGTAAACATCCTTCAACCCGGGCCGGGAGTGGGCGGGCACTGCATCGCCGTGGATCCCTGGTTCATCGTCCATGGCGATCCCGAGAACAGCCGCCTGATCCGCGCAGCGCGCGAGGTGAATGATGCAAAGACCGACCATGTCGTTGCCAAGGTATCGGACCTGATCGACGAGCTTCCAGGCGAGGACGTCGCCTGTCTCGGCCTGGCCTTCAAGGCAAATATCGACGATTTCCGCGAAAGTCCCGCAGTGAAAGTGGCGAGCCGTCTGGCCCGTCGTTACGGCCGCCGCATCAAGTTGGTTGAGCCTTACGCGCAGGCTTTGCCCATGGAATTTGCGGGCACCGGGGCGGAACTCATCGATCTCGATACGGCTCTGGAACAATGCGGCGTTTTCGTCATTCTGGTTGATCATGATATGTTCAAATCAGTCCCGGTGGACGAGCGCTTCGGCAAGGCGGTTTACGATACGCGCGGCGTATGGCCCGATCAGCCACGCCGCCTGCCGCACGATCAGCCGGGGCGTATGGCGGGTTGA
- a CDS encoding polysaccharide biosynthesis/export family protein, with translation MGWPTNRKHRALAIILASASLGGCATVEDAPREAAAYAVIPASQAVGLDYHIVPDDVLRVQIYHEPGLSLEDAAVTAEGMVRLPLIGDVPVAGLSASEASDVIAGRLGERYLVSPQVTVFVKKAVGRRITVDGEVRQPGLYPVEGRIGLLQAVALARGPSRLASLKQIIVVRQVEGERKAAMFDLNAIRRGEAQDPEILPGDTIMVGLSRAKAILGGTLLALPLLGAAFVSLDGEN, from the coding sequence ATGGGCTGGCCGACCAACAGGAAGCATCGGGCTCTGGCCATCATTCTGGCCTCTGCCTCGCTTGGGGGCTGTGCAACGGTTGAAGACGCTCCGCGCGAAGCCGCTGCCTATGCGGTGATACCCGCTTCGCAGGCTGTCGGGCTGGACTATCACATCGTTCCCGATGATGTGTTGAGGGTGCAGATATATCATGAGCCCGGCCTGTCGCTGGAGGATGCGGCGGTTACGGCGGAAGGTATGGTGCGTCTGCCTTTGATTGGCGATGTGCCGGTCGCAGGCTTGTCCGCCAGCGAGGCCTCAGACGTGATCGCTGGAAGGCTCGGCGAGCGCTATCTGGTTTCGCCCCAAGTTACCGTCTTCGTCAAAAAGGCCGTCGGTCGCCGCATCACTGTGGATGGCGAGGTGAGGCAGCCAGGGCTTTATCCCGTCGAAGGGCGCATCGGGTTGCTGCAAGCTGTCGCGTTGGCGAGGGGGCCGAGCCGCCTTGCCAGCCTGAAGCAGATCATCGTTGTTCGTCAGGTGGAAGGCGAACGGAAAGCGGCGATGTTCGACTTGAATGCGATCCGCCGGGGTGAGGCGCAGGACCCTGAAATTCTGCCGGGCGATACGATCATGGTTGGGCTATCACGAGCGAAGGCCATCCTGGGCGGGACGTTGCTGGCGCTACCTTTATTGGGGGCGGCCTTTGTGTCTCTCGACGGAGAGAATTGA